A part of Helicobacter ibis genomic DNA contains:
- a CDS encoding MlaC/ttg2D family ABC transporter substrate-binding protein, with amino-acid sequence MKKVFVILCCALLCVNLYALPFDSIESEMKARIDKSMKIVKTNKDSKIMADEIFALFDFMFDYELMAKLSLSKEYNNLDNRQKEMFVSYYKKSLQQNFASKLELYKDNTIEVVGGEQIKENRYNLTASIVIDGALSYIIFKFYPKNNDWLIYDVDIIGISVVQTYRSQFADILKSSGIDGVFDRLKSGELFAEE; translated from the coding sequence ATGAAAAAAGTATTTGTGATTTTGTGCTGTGCTTTGCTTTGTGTTAATTTATATGCACTTCCGTTTGATAGCATAGAAAGTGAGATGAAAGCTAGAATTGATAAAAGTATGAAAATAGTAAAAACAAACAAAGATAGCAAGATTATGGCCGATGAGATATTTGCATTATTTGATTTTATGTTTGATTATGAGCTTATGGCAAAGTTGTCTTTGTCTAAAGAGTATAATAACTTAGATAATCGACAAAAGGAGATGTTTGTATCTTATTATAAGAAAAGTTTGCAACAAAATTTCGCTTCTAAATTAGAGCTATATAAGGATAATACAATCGAGGTTGTAGGTGGTGAACAAATAAAGGAGAATCGCTATAATCTAACTGCTTCTATCGTTATTGATGGAGCACTAAGCTATATAATTTTTAAGTTTTATCCAAAGAATAATGATTGGCTGATTTATGATGTAGATATTATTGGTATTAGTGTTGTGCAGACTTATCGTTCGCAGTTTGCTGATATACTAAAAAGTAGCGGTATAGATGGTGTTTTTGATAGATTAAAAAGTGGTGAGCTATTTGCAGAAGAATAA
- a CDS encoding MlaA family lipoprotein, with translation MKNIISILLLVCSLQNISYANLNELEEFEEEYIQVVNDPLENYNRFMSDVNWQLYDYVFSPMLDVYNTLVPLGFRMGVYNFFNNLFSPLNILTNLLSFRMEETYNEVGRFALNSTVGIFGVFDIATSNGLYANKSDFGVLFGRYGFGSGFYLVLPILGPSNLRDSIAMPLDSLIYPINYLDPFYLSVGVRALKEINYFVVNKPRFDEFRKDSSDSYLLIRDSYEQYRDELIRR, from the coding sequence ATGAAAAATATAATTTCAATATTATTGTTAGTTTGCAGTTTGCAAAATATTTCTTATGCTAATTTGAACGAACTAGAAGAATTTGAAGAAGAGTATATACAGGTTGTAAATGACCCATTGGAGAATTATAATCGTTTTATGAGTGATGTTAATTGGCAATTATATGATTATGTATTTTCTCCCATGCTAGATGTTTATAATACATTGGTTCCTTTGGGATTTAGAATGGGCGTGTATAATTTTTTTAATAATTTATTTTCTCCTTTAAATATCCTAACGAATCTTCTATCTTTTAGAATGGAAGAAACTTATAATGAGGTTGGTAGATTTGCTTTAAATAGCACGGTTGGAATCTTTGGTGTATTTGACATTGCTACTAGTAATGGTTTGTATGCTAATAAATCTGACTTTGGTGTATTGTTTGGTAGATATGGATTTGGTTCTGGCTTTTATTTGGTGTTGCCAATTTTAGGACCTAGCAATTTAAGAGATTCTATTGCTATGCCTTTAGATTCTTTAATCTATCCTATAAATTATTTAGACCCATTTTATTTATCTGTTGGCGTTAGGGCACTAAAGGAGATAAATTATTTTGTTGTAAATAAGCCTAGATTTGATGAATTTAGAAAAGATTCTAGTGATAGTTATTTGCTTATTAGAGATTCTTATGAACAATACAGAGATGAATTAATTAGGAGATAA
- the dxs gene encoding 1-deoxy-D-xylulose-5-phosphate synthase: MPLSQHYIELLKQNKYSDDDYVELDKLADEIRGRILEVVSKNGGHLSSTLGAVEIIIAMHCVFDNPNDPFIFDVSHQAYAHKLLTGRWDSFSTLRKIGGISGFTKPDESECDYFIAGHSSTSISLGVGVSKAIYLNHQRRIPVALIGDGAMSAGLVYEALNELGERKYPFVIILNDNEMSIAKPIGAISKYLSQAIASKFSQNLKGKIANIINNMPNATYLAKRFEESIKLITPGMLFEEFGLEYIGPICGHNLKDLIYSLKLAKELKKPVVVHVQTLKGKGYSYAEGHLENWHGVGAFDIKTGKSSSSKNSIKSPTEVFSETLLQLAKEDSKIVGMTAAMPSGTGLDLLIDELPDRFWDVAIAEQHAVTQASALAKEGYKPFVAIYSTFLQRGFDQIIHDVGIMNTSVKFAIDRAGIVGEDGETHQGVFDIAYLKMIPNFTIFAPRDNETLKEAIYFANNFDKSPCAFRYPRKSFKLKDEIPSSKFIYGELEILQEGGEVLLIGYGNGVGSAYFCAKKLEEKLKCGVVDLRFLKPLPEESLKALALKYKRWYVFSENNVIGGVAESLCSFVNFNNLDVKIASFEYEDKFIPHGKTEEIEISLKRDIETITEKILNEVL, from the coding sequence ATGCCTTTATCACAACATTACATAGAGTTGTTAAAACAAAACAAATATAGTGATGATGATTATGTAGAGTTAGACAAGTTAGCAGATGAGATAAGAGGCAGAATATTAGAAGTTGTGTCTAAAAATGGTGGTCATTTAAGTTCGACTTTGGGTGCTGTTGAGATTATAATTGCTATGCATTGTGTCTTTGATAATCCAAATGATCCTTTTATTTTTGATGTTAGCCATCAAGCTTATGCTCATAAGCTTCTAACTGGACGATGGGATAGCTTCTCTACACTTAGAAAAATTGGTGGAATTAGTGGATTTACAAAGCCAGATGAAAGCGAGTGCGATTACTTCATAGCAGGACATAGTTCTACTTCTATTTCACTTGGAGTTGGTGTATCAAAGGCTATTTATTTAAATCATCAAAGAAGAATCCCAGTTGCATTAATAGGTGATGGAGCAATGAGTGCTGGGTTGGTATATGAAGCACTAAATGAGCTTGGAGAGAGGAAATATCCTTTTGTTATCATTTTAAATGATAATGAAATGAGTATAGCAAAGCCTATAGGCGCTATTAGCAAATATTTATCACAGGCGATTGCCAGCAAGTTTTCTCAGAATCTAAAAGGAAAGATTGCAAACATAATAAACAATATGCCAAATGCAACATATCTAGCAAAGAGATTTGAAGAATCTATAAAGCTAATTACTCCGGGTATGCTTTTTGAAGAGTTTGGTTTAGAATATATAGGTCCTATTTGCGGACATAATTTAAAAGACTTGATTTATTCTTTAAAATTAGCAAAAGAACTAAAAAAACCAGTCGTTGTCCATGTGCAAACCTTAAAAGGCAAGGGCTATTCATATGCTGAAGGGCATTTGGAGAATTGGCATGGAGTAGGAGCGTTTGATATAAAAACTGGTAAGTCTTCAAGCTCTAAAAACTCTATTAAAAGTCCTACAGAAGTATTTTCAGAGACACTTTTACAATTGGCAAAAGAAGATTCTAAGATAGTTGGAATGACAGCGGCAATGCCTAGTGGGACGGGCTTGGATTTATTAATAGATGAGTTGCCAGATAGATTTTGGGATGTGGCAATAGCGGAACAGCATGCAGTAACACAAGCAAGTGCATTGGCAAAAGAGGGATATAAGCCATTTGTGGCTATTTATTCGACATTTTTGCAAAGAGGGTTTGATCAGATAATACATGATGTTGGTATTATGAATACTTCTGTTAAATTTGCAATTGATAGAGCAGGTATTGTAGGAGAAGATGGGGAGACGCATCAAGGGGTATTTGATATAGCATATTTAAAGATGATACCGAATTTTACGATATTTGCACCTAGAGATAATGAGACATTAAAAGAGGCAATTTATTTTGCAAATAATTTTGATAAATCTCCATGTGCATTTCGTTATCCTAGAAAGTCTTTTAAACTTAAAGATGAGATTCCATCAAGCAAGTTTATATATGGTGAGTTAGAAATTTTGCAAGAAGGAGGTGAAGTTTTATTAATAGGTTATGGAAATGGCGTTGGAAGTGCGTATTTTTGTGCTAAAAAATTAGAAGAAAAGTTAAAGTGCGGTGTTGTTGATTTAAGATTCTTAAAGCCATTGCCTGAAGAATCTCTAAAAGCATTAGCGCTTAAATATAAAAGATGGTATGTCTTTAGCGAAAACAATGTAATTGGTGGGGTTGCAGAGAGTTTGTGTAGTTTTGTTAATTTTAATAATTTAGATGTAAAAATAGCGTCTTTTGAATATGAAGATAAGTTCATACCACATGGTAAAACAGAAGAAATCGAAATAAGCTTAAAGAGAGATATAGAGACAATAACAGAAAAAATACTAAATGAGGTTTTATGA
- the fliH gene encoding flagellar assembly protein FliH yields MNNINEHENIITEAHKSRHDIKKYSFRNMDMTKKQKDDDKQQMSIQQAMPIAEPQSVEENIPQAQEIQENTQEVVDVPSLKLFEAEVVDKILQKSDILAESLQKLQEQFNRQEQEIGQRVNEAREEARLKAFEEGYQKAKMELEAQINSQKELYSLSIQRIDENIANSKNHIMNLEKELSSIALDIAREVITTEVSANSAKIAASLARTLLENVAQNAQVTLKVFPGDLEDLKEGLKDLNNIVLESDQAIAKGGVVILSNEGNIDGDLYLRFETLKKSILDNKG; encoded by the coding sequence TTGAATAATATTAACGAACATGAAAATATAATCACTGAAGCCCACAAGTCAAGGCATGATATAAAAAAATATAGCTTTAGAAATATGGATATGACAAAAAAGCAAAAAGATGATGATAAACAACAGATGTCTATACAACAGGCAATGCCTATTGCAGAACCTCAAAGTGTAGAGGAAAATATACCTCAAGCACAAGAGATTCAAGAAAATACACAAGAAGTAGTTGATGTGCCATCTTTAAAGCTATTTGAAGCTGAAGTTGTAGATAAGATTTTACAAAAAAGTGATATCTTAGCAGAATCTTTACAAAAATTACAAGAGCAATTTAATAGGCAAGAGCAAGAAATAGGACAAAGAGTAAATGAGGCAAGAGAGGAAGCTAGGCTAAAGGCTTTTGAAGAAGGATATCAAAAGGCTAAAATGGAGTTAGAAGCACAGATAAATAGTCAAAAAGAGTTATACTCCCTAAGCATACAAAGAATAGATGAAAATATTGCAAATTCAAAAAATCACATAATGAATTTAGAGAAGGAACTAAGCTCAATAGCGCTAGATATAGCAAGAGAAGTAATAACCACTGAAGTAAGTGCAAATAGTGCAAAAATAGCTGCTTCTCTTGCTAGGACATTATTGGAAAATGTAGCACAAAATGCACAAGTTACACTAAAGGTATTTCCAGGAGATTTGGAGGATTTAAAGGAAGGCTTGAAAGATTTAAATAATATTGTTTTGGAATCAGATCAAGCAATAGCAAAGGGAGGTGTTGTTATTTTAAGTAATGAAGGCAATATTGATGGTGATTTGTATTTACGGTTTGAAACATTGAAAAAATCAATATTAGACAACAAGGGTTAG
- the fliG gene encoding flagellar motor switch protein FliG, whose protein sequence is MPSISLSPRQQAQYDELSMSEKIAILLVQLGDEITGEIFSHLDLDSITEISKYIAQNSGVDKIIAAAILEEFYAIFQSNQYISTGGFEYAKELLYRTLGPEAAKKVLDKLAKSMQSSQNFAYLSRVRPQQLSDFIIHEHPQTIALILAHMDPTNAAETLNFFSDDLRAEIAIRMANLGDISPNVVKRVSTVLENKLESLTSYKVEVGGTRAVAEVFNRLGQKAAKATIAYIEQIDDQLAAAIKEMMFTFEDIEKLDNNAIREILKIVDKKDLLLALKASPEELKQKFMSNMSQRASEQFLEEMQFLGAVKVKEVEAAQRRIVESVQSLSEQGVIQIGEQEDTIE, encoded by the coding sequence ATGCCATCGATTTCTCTTAGTCCAAGACAACAGGCACAATATGATGAATTATCAATGTCTGAAAAGATAGCTATATTGCTAGTTCAGCTGGGTGATGAAATAACTGGTGAAATTTTTTCTCACCTAGATTTGGATTCAATTACTGAAATTTCAAAATATATAGCACAAAATTCTGGTGTAGATAAGATAATAGCAGCTGCTATTTTAGAGGAGTTTTATGCTATTTTTCAATCAAATCAATACATCTCAACTGGTGGTTTTGAGTATGCAAAAGAGTTGTTGTATAGGACACTTGGACCTGAAGCAGCTAAAAAGGTGCTTGATAAACTTGCAAAATCTATGCAAAGTTCTCAAAACTTTGCCTATCTATCTCGTGTGCGTCCGCAACAACTATCAGATTTCATTATTCATGAGCATCCTCAAACAATAGCCTTGATACTAGCACACATGGACCCTACAAATGCAGCTGAAACGCTAAATTTTTTCTCTGATGATTTAAGGGCTGAAATTGCGATTCGTATGGCAAACTTGGGAGATATTTCTCCAAATGTAGTAAAAAGAGTATCAACGGTGCTAGAAAATAAGCTTGAATCTCTTACTAGCTATAAAGTTGAAGTTGGTGGTACAAGAGCGGTTGCAGAAGTGTTTAATAGGCTTGGGCAAAAGGCGGCTAAGGCAACTATTGCTTATATCGAACAAATAGATGATCAACTTGCAGCTGCAATTAAAGAGATGATGTTTACATTTGAAGATATTGAAAAGCTTGATAATAACGCTATTAGAGAGATTCTAAAGATTGTAGATAAAAAAGATTTGTTATTAGCCTTAAAGGCTTCTCCAGAGGAGCTAAAGCAAAAATTTATGTCAAATATGTCTCAAAGGGCTAGTGAGCAATTTTTGGAGGAAATGCAATTTTTGGGTGCTGTAAAGGTTAAAGAAGTAGAAGCGGCACAAAGAAGAATTGTTGAGAGTGTGCAATCTCTCTCTGAACAGGGAGTGATTCAAATTGGCGAACAAGAGGATACCATTGAATAA
- the fliF gene encoding flagellar basal-body MS-ring/collar protein FliF, giving the protein MDLKALFEQIRALYKRLNKKQKIVILATIVAIVGFISALIIWNSSNNKAGVLYPGYAVLFEGVMPEDGALIIQQLQQDKIPYKIPKDNTILIPQEFVYEQRMKLASNGIPKSSKIGFEIFDTKDFGATDFDQKIKYLRAIEGELARTIESLSPIQKATVHLAQPEKTVFVSQQTPPTASVVLVFKPAQTLTPKQISGIKNIVSSAVPNLTIENVEVVNERGEPLSELDELGGARELAAAQLRYKTNFESSLEEKIVNILAPITGGVEGVVAKVTAEFDFAQKQSTQEYYDPNNVVRSEQNLEEKREGFRPKEIGGVPGVVSNIGPVQGLDDDNTKEKYEKSQTTTNYEISKTISNIKGEFATIRRLSAAVVVDGKYQKQLDEQGVEKLEYTALSEGEMEQITALVRQAIGYNQQRGDEVSVSNFQLNGQLSGFKARTPLERFLDATQALLAPFMPLLKYAIVGLILFFFYKKVIVPFSERMLEARADEEEEIESLLKIDEDEEENSDRLNEMRRRIEDQLGFGAGSNEDEIKYNVLLEKIKELATEKPAELANLFQTLVHDELGLDINKGGKN; this is encoded by the coding sequence TTGGATTTAAAAGCATTATTTGAACAAATTAGAGCTTTATATAAGAGGCTAAATAAAAAGCAAAAAATAGTAATTTTAGCTACGATAGTTGCGATAGTTGGCTTTATTTCAGCACTTATTATTTGGAATTCAAGCAATAATAAAGCTGGTGTGTTATATCCCGGATATGCGGTGTTGTTTGAAGGTGTAATGCCAGAAGATGGAGCACTTATAATTCAGCAACTGCAACAAGATAAGATTCCATACAAGATACCAAAAGATAATACAATTTTAATTCCTCAAGAGTTTGTTTATGAGCAAAGAATGAAACTTGCTAGTAATGGAATACCAAAAAGTAGCAAGATAGGATTTGAAATCTTTGATACAAAGGATTTTGGTGCTACTGATTTTGACCAAAAAATAAAATATTTAAGAGCCATAGAAGGCGAGTTAGCTAGAACTATTGAGAGTTTATCACCGATTCAAAAAGCAACAGTGCATTTAGCGCAACCAGAAAAAACCGTGTTTGTAAGTCAGCAAACGCCACCTACTGCTTCAGTTGTATTGGTATTTAAACCTGCACAGACACTAACTCCAAAACAAATTTCTGGTATTAAAAACATCGTCTCATCTGCTGTTCCGAATTTAACTATTGAAAATGTAGAAGTGGTAAATGAAAGAGGTGAGCCTTTAAGTGAGCTTGACGAGCTTGGCGGAGCTAGAGAGTTAGCAGCAGCACAACTTAGATATAAGACAAATTTTGAAAGCTCTTTAGAAGAAAAGATAGTAAATATATTAGCACCTATTACAGGTGGTGTTGAGGGCGTTGTAGCAAAGGTAACAGCAGAATTTGACTTCGCACAAAAACAAAGCACACAAGAATATTATGACCCAAACAATGTAGTAAGAAGTGAGCAAAATTTAGAAGAAAAAAGAGAGGGCTTTAGACCAAAAGAAATAGGCGGTGTGCCCGGAGTTGTGAGCAATATAGGACCTGTTCAAGGTTTAGATGATGATAATACAAAAGAAAAATACGAAAAATCTCAAACAACAACAAATTATGAAATAAGTAAAACAATTTCGAATATAAAAGGAGAGTTTGCGACAATTAGGAGATTATCAGCTGCAGTTGTAGTTGATGGAAAATATCAAAAGCAACTAGATGAACAAGGTGTTGAAAAATTAGAATATACAGCACTAAGTGAAGGTGAAATGGAGCAAATCACGGCTCTAGTTAGACAAGCAATAGGCTACAATCAACAAAGAGGCGATGAAGTATCAGTTAGTAATTTTCAGCTAAATGGTCAACTATCTGGCTTTAAAGCTAGAACTCCTTTGGAGAGATTCTTAGATGCTACCCAAGCGTTACTAGCACCATTTATGCCACTTCTTAAGTATGCTATTGTTGGGCTTATATTATTCTTCTTCTATAAGAAAGTTATTGTTCCATTTAGTGAGAGAATGCTTGAGGCAAGGGCTGATGAGGAAGAAGAAATTGAATCTCTTCTAAAAATCGATGAAGATGAAGAAGAAAATAGCGATAGATTAAATGAAATGAGGCGAAGAATCGAGGATCAATTAGGCTTTGGTGCTGGTTCTAATGAAGATGAGATAAAATACAATGTATTGTTAGAAAAAATCAAGGAGTTAGCTACTGAAAAACCTGCAGAACTAGCTAATTTGTTCCAAACTTTAGTTCATGATGAGCTAGGACTTGATATTAATAAAGGAGGGAAGAACTAA
- the hisC gene encoding histidinol-phosphate transaminase: MTFNRLLDEIHNYEVGKPIELVVREFGIEPSSIIKLASNENPLGPSQLALNAVKESISNLNLYPDDSAYDLKLALSQHYQISANNLILGSGSDQIIEFCMHVKSYPNSKALMAKTTFAMYEIYAKTFGVETIRTSSDFHNLDEFYSEYQRHKPSMIFLCTPNNPLGECLNKEDVFRFLDRIDSDTLVVIDGAYQEYALYFDDKKGINPKELIEKYSNVIYLGTFSKVYALAGLRIGYGIARDEIINALNKVRPPFNINSLALVAAKESLQDKIYLDKSLQLVKEQMPLYCEFAKSHNIKYLPSFANFITFILDDMADSSKVCKYLLEQGIIIRDLKSYNLNAIRITIGTKSQNERFFEVFSRFLEQL, encoded by the coding sequence ATGACTTTTAATAGGCTATTAGATGAGATTCATAATTATGAGGTTGGCAAACCAATAGAATTGGTTGTCAGAGAATTTGGAATTGAGCCTAGTAGCATAATAAAATTAGCTTCAAATGAAAATCCACTAGGTCCAAGCCAGTTAGCACTTAATGCAGTAAAGGAATCCATAAGTAATCTTAACCTATATCCTGATGACTCTGCATATGATTTAAAATTAGCCCTATCACAACACTATCAAATATCTGCAAATAATCTAATTTTAGGCTCTGGTAGCGATCAAATAATCGAGTTTTGTATGCATGTAAAATCATATCCTAACTCAAAAGCATTAATGGCTAAGACTACCTTTGCTATGTATGAGATATATGCTAAGACTTTTGGTGTTGAGACTATACGCACAAGTAGTGATTTTCATAACTTAGATGAGTTTTATAGTGAGTATCAAAGGCATAAGCCAAGCATGATATTCCTATGCACTCCAAATAATCCGCTAGGAGAATGCTTAAACAAAGAAGATGTATTTAGATTCTTAGATAGGATAGATAGCGATACTTTAGTTGTGATAGATGGTGCTTATCAAGAATATGCTTTATATTTTGATGACAAAAAAGGCATAAACCCTAAAGAGTTAATAGAAAAATATTCTAATGTAATATATTTAGGGACATTTTCTAAGGTTTATGCACTAGCTGGTTTAAGAATTGGATATGGAATTGCAAGAGATGAAATAATTAATGCTTTAAACAAAGTTAGGCCACCATTTAATATAAATAGTCTTGCATTAGTTGCAGCAAAGGAATCTTTACAAGATAAGATATATTTGGATAAGAGTTTGCAACTAGTAAAAGAACAAATGCCACTTTATTGTGAGTTTGCAAAAAGTCATAATATAAAATATTTGCCTTCTTTTGCTAATTTTATAACTTTTATACTAGATGATATGGCTGATAGCTCAAAAGTATGTAAGTATCTCTTAGAGCAGGGTATAATTATAAGAGATTTAAAATCATACAATTTAAATGCTATTAGAATAACAATAGGCACTAAGTCTCAAAATGAGAGATTCTTTGAAGTTTTTAGCAGATTTTTAGAGCAATTATAG